A single window of Culicoides brevitarsis isolate CSIRO-B50_1 chromosome 3, AGI_CSIRO_Cbre_v1, whole genome shotgun sequence DNA harbors:
- the LOC134834221 gene encoding DNA-binding protein Ikaros yields the protein MSGESETAGSSKAAESTSEPDSENISSANYVERASAAATGRESPIATFQALKNSVIERVPGIVAADVNLLAAAAAAASIPLINNNNSSSNNNDSSKISNNNNNNNNNVNPNKRLFECDVCKMSFSNGANMRRHKMRHTGVKPYECRVCQKRFFRKDHLSEHFTTHIKTLPFHCPICNRGFQRQIAMRAHFQNEHVGQHDLVKTCPLCNYRAGTMKSLRVHFFNRHGIDLDNPGSNASSSLLLALEQQQQQQAANLPVNLIQAANIAASVAAFNESAAIAAAANVSGGEGARNHENTTPPMHYLTPHVEISMADAGDCPMRLGSPNSSVSSGLDIQAIVRPKSNPTPPHHSGGVERERERAESASRDRHAFDASITPSISLIPIKQEPSTNDEMSEGSGSGSSLHKTGRQSSSDRVSPNPEQVTDVAGSAPNNFIKVSPLKSLLREDLKRRISARAVRSSSRNANNNNNNNTTRDNSNSNTPTNLSLAGTESLLNLSTTNNSSNGMITSTGESELVITGRKVNLKCLFCNIEFPDQTLYFLHKGCHSESNAWKCNICGEQLNNVYEFNSHLLSKSHQ from the exons atGTCGGGCGAAAGTGAAACAGCGGGCTCATCCAAGGCAGCGGAATCCACGTCGGAGCCAGATTCGGAAAATATTTCGAGTGCAAATTACGTCGAACGTGCCTCTGCAGCGGCAACGGGAAGAGAATCGCCAATCGCTACATTCCAGGCCCTGAAGAACTCCGTAATTGAACGTGTTCCGGGCATCGTTGCGGCAGACGTGAATCTTCTTGCGGCGGCAGCAGCTGCAGCTAGCAttccattaattaataataacaatagtagtagtaataataatgattcaaGTAAGATAtcgaataataacaacaacaacaataacaatgtGAATCCCAATAAGCGGTTGTTTGAGTGCGATGTGTGCAAAATGTC attttctaaTGGAGCGAATATGCGACGACATAAGATGAGGCACACAG GTGTCAAGCCGTACGAGTGTCGCGTTTGCCAGAAGCGTTTTTTCCGCAAAGATCACTTATCCGAGCACTTTACGACGCACATAAAGACACTTCCATTCCATTGCCCCATCTGCAATCGTGGTTTCCAAAGACAAATTGCCATGCGAGCGCATTTCCAAAACGAGCATGTCGGGCAACATGATCTCGTGAAAACGTGCCCTCTGTGCAATTATCGCGCCGGCACAATGAAATCGCTGCGTGTGCATTTCTTCAATCGGCACGGCATCGATTTAGATAATCCCGGCTCCAATGCATCGTCTTCTCTCTTGCTCGCGTTggaacagcaacaacaacaacaagccgCCAATTTGCCCGTAAATCTCATTCAAGCAGCTAACATTGCAGCTTCGGTGGCGGCATTTAACGAAAGTGCGGCAATTGCCGCTGCTGCGAACGTTTCGGGCGGCGAAGGAGCTCGAAATCACGAAAATACGACGCCTCCGATGCACTATCTGACGCCGCACGTCGAAATTTCGATGGCAGACGCGGGAGATTGTCCGATGCGACTTGGATCGCCGAATAGTTCGGTGTCGTCGGGACTCGATATTCAAGCAATTGTTAGACCAAAAAGTAATCCGACGCCGCCGCATCACTCGGGAGGCGTCGAACGCGAACGAGAACGTGCGGAATCGGCATCGCGTGACAGACATGCCTTCGATGCGTCGATTACGCCGTCGATTAGTCTCATTCCGATCAAACAGGAGCCAAGTACGAATGACGAAATGAGTGAAGGAAGCGGCAGCGGAAGCAGTTTACACAAAACGGGACGTCAAAGTTCCTCAGATCGCGTTTCGCCGAACCCGGAACAAGTCACAGATGTCGCCGGAAGTGCTCCCAACAACTTTATCAAGGTTTCACCCCTCAAATCTCTGCTACGCGAAGACCTGAAACGAAGAATTTCGGCGCGTGCCGTGCGATCGAGTTCCCGCAATgccaataacaacaacaacaataacacgaCACGCGATAACAGCAACTCCAATACGCCGACAAACCTCTCGCTCGCGGGAACGGAGAGTCTCTTGAACTTATCAACGACAAACAACAGCTCAAACGGCATGATAACGTCGACGGGCGAAAGCGAACTCGTCATTACGGGACGAAAAGTGAACCTGAAGTGTTTATTTTGCAACATTGAGTTTCCGGATCAGACGCTGTATTTTTTGCACAAGGGATGTCACAGCGAATCGAATGCGTGGAAATGCAACATTTGCGGCGAGCAACTCAATAATGTCTACGAATTCAATTCGCACTTGCTGAGTAAGAGTCACCAATGA